TCTTCATAACGCTCTAAAAACTTCTCGCCAGAATCGTCACGTAAAGCGTAGCTCTGGAAGAATTTGAATGCCGCCATAAAAGATTCGAAACGGAATTTCTTCGCATACACATAGTTGAATACCGTTTCCATTTCTTCAAATGTAAACCATTGGTAAAAGTCAATATAATAGTTGTTTTCTACCAAATAGTCTATTTTTTCTTTTAATGTATAAAAGAACACGGTGTTCTTATTTACATATTCCAAGAAATATGCACGAACCGCTTCCTTATCTTTATGTAAGCTGAATTCGTCATCATGCTTAATCATGATTTCATTATTAAGCAATATCCAGTTTTTTGCTACTTCGTTTGCTACCATCGCAAAAGTTCTTTAAGATGTCAATAAATTGATTAATATCTTCCATTGTTCCGGACAGTTCAAATTTGAACGCCAGTGGAATGTCGAAATCCTGTGAAATGCGATCAGCTGCCAGACCAAAATTCGGTCCCCAGTTGCGGTTGCCACTGGAAGTAACAGAATAGATATTTTTAGCTTCGCGTTTCATGAATTCTTTTGTGTTTTCGGGCACCTGTCCAAAATTTGTGGTGAAAGTGACCAAATGCCCAGGGGCTTTTACCGTTAAATCGGCGGTGATCTTATGGATTTGCCAACCCGTTATCTGAGCTACTTTATCCATAAAACGTTGTACGTTCCCCGTTCTGGAATCATAATAAATGTGTATCATGTCACTGTTTAATTTTAATGATACGCTGAATTTATTAAAGTGCAATGGCAGCCAATTCCTCTGGTTTAAAGCCAATGATACGGTGTTGAATCTCTTCATTTTCCAACACAATTACCGTAGGAACTGTGCGGATTTTGAATCTTGCGGCCAAGTCTGGTTCATCAAAAGGATTAACCGTTTCATATTGGATACCTTTTTGATCCAAATAAGCCGATACTTGCGCACAAGGAGCACAATCGTTTTTCTCAAATTTGATAATTCTTGCCATGTTTACTTGTTTATTTTTTTATTCCAATCTTTATAGAAAAACTCGGTACGAAGTTAATGGTATCAATTTTAATCGGGGAGACCAGATTGAAGGTTAATCTAGCCATTAAAAATAGACAATTCGTCAAAAAGAAAAGTCTGTGTTTCGATACTTAAAAACTTCGTTGAGTTGCCAATTCTTTCATTAGCTTAACAAATATCTTATATTTTCTTTCGATGCGGTAGTTTGACTTTTCCACATTTTGGGCAAAAGTTTGTCAGAGAATGCGTTTGCTGCAGATTAGTGTTTGTAAGTTGTTGTTTTTCTGTGTTTTATAAATGTGGATAACTTTAAATTCGTAATTTTTACCACTATTTTACAAATGATTTAAGTTTAATTTTACTGTCATAAAAAAGCTACAAAACTTGCTTTTTTATGAAATTTTTATTATCTTATTTTGCCCTAATTTGAAAAATAAATTTATGAAGAAACTATTCTATGGTCTCTTGCTTCTAACGTCGCTACAGACGCAAGCGCAGGAAAACATTACCTTTCAAAAACCCTCTACTGAAATTTTGGCCTTAGCCGATTATGTGCGCCCCCCTCAGATAAAAATTTCTAGCGATAGAAATTGGATGTTATTTACGTTCCGGCCTACGTATAAAAGCCTGGCAGACTTAGGCCAGGAAGAAATGAAACTGGCGGGATTGCGGATTAATCCAAAGACCAACATGGAAAGTTCGACAATCTTTTTCGATAAGATTGCCTTGAAAAAAATAGGACAAAATATGGAATTTTCCGACTTCACGGGAATGCCCGAAAAAGCGGCGATGGCCAATTTTGTGTTCTCTCAAGACAATAAGCGTTTGGCATTTAGCAATACAAATGAAAGCGGAACTGCCTTATTTGTCATTGATCTTGCAACGCGAAATGTCAAACAGTTGACTGCTTACAATTTGAACGGAACATTGACAGCACCATTTCAGTGGCTGAGAAATTCTTCCGGTTTAATAATAACAAGTCTGCCAAAGGATAGGGCGGCACTGTTGGATCCTTCAAAAGATTTGCCGACAGGACCTATTGTCTCAACAAGTGATGGGAAGGTGTCTCAATTGAGGACATACCAAGATCTGCTTAAAAATCCGCAGGATGAAGTGAATTTTGAAACATTGGTACAATCCAACCTTGAACTTGTAGATCTGGACGGCAAGATTTCTTCCTTTAAAGATAAAGCCATTTATACGGGGATCAGTTTCTCGCCGGATGGTGAGTATGTGATGATCACGACCATTACAAAACCTTATTCCTACGTAGTTCCGGTCTCGTCTTTTCCACAGCAGGTTCGTATTTATGATCGATCGGGCAAGGAAATAGCGCTGGTGAATGAGACCCCCTTGACAGAGGTAATGCCCAAAGGTTTTTCGTCGACACGATCGGGAAAACGTGCCTGGCATTGGCGGAGTGATCAGCCAGCTACGTTGGCTTATGTAGAAGCCTTGGATGGCGGGGATGCGAATAAACCTGCGGAGTTTCGTGATGCCTTATATACTTTATCGTACCCTTACGATGGTGCGGGAAAGCTTATTTTTAAAATCAAAGACCGTTACGCTGGTGTAACATGGGGGAATGATAAATATGCATTGATCAATTCGCAATGGTATGATACGAGAAACGCAAAAACTTTTGTGGTGAATCCTTCCTCGGGAGAATCTAAACTATTGCATGACCGGAACAGTCAGGATGTCTATAACGATCCGGGAGATGTGTATATGGAAAAAAATAGTTTAGGCACTTATTCGATGTATATAGATAAGGATAAAGTACTGTTTGTAGGTAAGGGCTTTACTAAAAATGGTGAGTTTCCTTTTGTGGATGAGCTTGATCTGCATTCGCTGAAGAAAAAACGCATTTACACTGCTCCAGCATCTGAACTGCAGGAACGTATCACCCAACTAGTGAACCCTAAAAC
The DNA window shown above is from Sphingobacterium thalpophilum and carries:
- the nrdI gene encoding class Ib ribonucleoside-diphosphate reductase assembly flavoprotein NrdI, giving the protein MIHIYYDSRTGNVQRFMDKVAQITGWQIHKITADLTVKAPGHLVTFTTNFGQVPENTKEFMKREAKNIYSVTSSGNRNWGPNFGLAADRISQDFDIPLAFKFELSGTMEDINQFIDILKNFCDGSKRSSKKLDIA
- a CDS encoding co-chaperone YbbN, coding for MARIIKFEKNDCAPCAQVSAYLDQKGIQYETVNPFDEPDLAARFKIRTVPTVIVLENEEIQHRIIGFKPEELAAIAL
- a CDS encoding prolyl oligopeptidase family serine peptidase, which produces MKKLFYGLLLLTSLQTQAQENITFQKPSTEILALADYVRPPQIKISSDRNWMLFTFRPTYKSLADLGQEEMKLAGLRINPKTNMESSTIFFDKIALKKIGQNMEFSDFTGMPEKAAMANFVFSQDNKRLAFSNTNESGTALFVIDLATRNVKQLTAYNLNGTLTAPFQWLRNSSGLIITSLPKDRAALLDPSKDLPTGPIVSTSDGKVSQLRTYQDLLKNPQDEVNFETLVQSNLELVDLDGKISSFKDKAIYTGISFSPDGEYVMITTITKPYSYVVPVSSFPQQVRIYDRSGKEIALVNETPLTEVMPKGFSSTRSGKRAWHWRSDQPATLAYVEALDGGDANKPAEFRDALYTLSYPYDGAGKLIFKIKDRYAGVTWGNDKYALINSQWYDTRNAKTFVVNPSSGESKLLHDRNSQDVYNDPGDVYMEKNSLGTYSMYIDKDKVLFVGKGFTKNGEFPFVDELDLHSLKKKRIYTAPASELQERITQLVNPKTGDLLISLQSASTYPNYFMKNMKSGKQVTLTTLENPFKSLEKVHKEILKYKRKDGVELSGTLYLPAGYDFTKKEKLPLLMWAYPREYKDKNTAGQSTANPKEFTFPSYGSFIYWVSKGYAVLDNAAFPIVGEGTKEPNDTFIEQLVANAEAAIDAVDHLGYIDRKKVAVGGHSYGAFMTAHLLSNSKLFAAGIARSGAYNRTLTPFGFQSEQRNFWDDPALYMTMSPFVSADRMKTPLLLVHGGADNNPGTFTLQTERYFQALKNLGAPVRMVILPREAHGYVAKENIFHLLWEQDQFLEKYLKK